From Hymenobacter sedentarius, a single genomic window includes:
- a CDS encoding porin family protein, whose amino-acid sequence MKKALLSLGLLAGMVGAAQAQTGIKIGLKAGANMSSFTGTDKQDVTSRFGISAGATFNFALSDMIAVQPEVLFSQKGMKLRYTGDDSSDATVFNSTGNVSGTFGQTLTYLDVPVLLRVNTGGSSGEGLFFELGPQASFLVGQKSAIDRGDKATVVLAGPNRTNPTGGSMPAFAVGSSTDDFNRVAFGYVAGFGYQLPSGLSMGIRYTGDISQAYKDGSGTADALKPYQAFDARFTNPKVHNSVFQLQVGYTLGL is encoded by the coding sequence ATGAAAAAAGCACTTCTATCCCTTGGGCTGCTGGCCGGCATGGTTGGCGCCGCGCAAGCGCAAACGGGTATCAAAATTGGCCTTAAAGCGGGGGCCAACATGTCCAGTTTCACGGGCACCGACAAGCAGGACGTAACGTCCCGATTCGGCATCAGCGCTGGGGCCACCTTCAATTTTGCCTTGTCCGACATGATTGCCGTGCAGCCGGAAGTGCTGTTTTCGCAGAAGGGCATGAAGCTGCGCTATACCGGCGATGATTCCAGCGATGCAACCGTATTCAACAGTACCGGCAACGTATCCGGCACCTTCGGCCAAACCCTGACCTACCTCGATGTGCCGGTGCTCTTGCGCGTGAACACCGGGGGCAGCTCCGGCGAGGGCTTGTTTTTTGAATTGGGCCCCCAGGCCAGCTTTCTCGTCGGCCAAAAGAGCGCCATCGACCGGGGCGACAAAGCCACCGTGGTGCTGGCCGGCCCCAACCGCACCAACCCCACGGGCGGCAGCATGCCGGCCTTCGCCGTGGGCAGCAGCACCGACGACTTCAACCGCGTAGCGTTTGGCTACGTGGCCGGCTTCGGCTACCAGCTGCCCAGCGGCCTGAGCATGGGCATCCGCTACACCGGCGACATTTCGCAAGCGTACAAAGACGGCAGCGGCACGGCCGACGCCCTGAAGCCCTACCAGGCGTTTGACGCCAGGTTTACCAACCCGAAGGTGCACAACTCGGTGTTTCAGCTGCAGGTGGGCTATACGCTGGGCCTGTAA
- a CDS encoding dipeptidase, with protein MANYLSDNQTRFLDELIDWLRIPSVSADPKFHGDVLRAADYLKTRLEEAGVQNVEICPTAGNPIVYGDYITDASKPTVLVYGHYDVQPADPYELWTSPPFDPVIKDGKIYARGACDDKGQVYMHVKAFEMMMRDGQGGVPCNIKFMFEGEEEIGSNNLEIFVKANKAKLKADVILISDTGILANDVPSIEVGLRGLSYHEVTVTGPNRDLHSGLYGGAVQNPINALCEMIASLHDANGHITIPGFYDKVDELSTEERAEMAKAPFSEEEFQKSIGLPASYGEKGYSSMERTSIRPTLDVNGIWGGYTGEGAKTVIASQAHAKISMRLVPHQTSAEITELFQKHFTSIAPVGVTVEVRPHHGGEPVVTPTNSVAYKAAADAMETTFGKRPVPTRGGGSIPIVAMFKSELGLDTVLLGFGLDSDAIHSPNEHFGVFNFLKGIETIPHFYRNYAAAQ; from the coding sequence ATGGCCAATTACCTTTCCGACAACCAAACGCGCTTTCTCGACGAGCTGATTGACTGGCTCCGCATTCCCTCGGTATCGGCCGACCCTAAGTTTCACGGCGACGTGCTGCGGGCCGCCGACTACCTGAAAACGCGCCTCGAAGAAGCCGGCGTGCAGAACGTGGAAATCTGCCCCACGGCCGGCAACCCCATCGTGTACGGCGACTACATCACCGACGCGAGCAAGCCCACCGTGCTGGTGTACGGCCACTACGACGTGCAACCCGCCGACCCCTACGAGCTGTGGACCTCGCCGCCGTTTGACCCCGTTATCAAAGACGGCAAAATCTACGCCCGCGGCGCCTGCGACGACAAAGGCCAGGTGTACATGCACGTGAAAGCCTTCGAGATGATGATGCGCGACGGCCAGGGCGGCGTGCCCTGCAACATCAAGTTCATGTTTGAAGGCGAAGAAGAAATTGGGTCCAACAACCTCGAAATCTTCGTGAAAGCCAACAAAGCCAAGCTAAAAGCCGACGTCATCCTGATTTCAGATACCGGCATTCTGGCCAACGACGTGCCCAGCATCGAGGTGGGCCTGCGCGGCCTGAGCTACCACGAAGTAACCGTGACCGGCCCCAACCGCGACCTGCACTCCGGCCTCTACGGCGGTGCCGTGCAAAACCCCATCAACGCCCTGTGCGAGATGATTGCCAGCCTGCACGATGCGAACGGCCACATCACCATTCCCGGCTTCTACGACAAGGTAGACGAACTGAGCACCGAGGAGCGCGCCGAGATGGCCAAAGCCCCGTTCTCCGAAGAGGAGTTCCAGAAAAGCATCGGCCTGCCCGCCAGCTACGGCGAAAAAGGCTACAGCAGCATGGAGCGCACCAGCATCCGGCCCACGCTCGACGTGAACGGCATCTGGGGCGGCTACACGGGCGAAGGCGCCAAAACCGTCATCGCCTCGCAGGCCCACGCCAAAATCTCCATGCGCCTGGTGCCCCACCAGACCTCGGCCGAAATCACGGAGCTGTTCCAGAAGCACTTCACAAGCATCGCGCCCGTCGGCGTCACGGTAGAAGTGCGGCCCCACCACGGCGGCGAGCCCGTGGTGACGCCCACCAACTCGGTGGCCTACAAAGCCGCGGCCGACGCCATGGAAACCACCTTCGGCAAGCGCCCGGTGCCCACGCGCGGCGGCGGTTCCATCCCCATCGTGGCCATGTTCAAGTCGGAGCTGGGCCTCGACACCGTGCTGCTGGGCTTCGGCCTCGATTCCGATGCCATCCACTCGCCCAACGAGCATTTCGGCGTCTTCAACTTCCTGAAGGGTATCGAAACCATCCCGCATTTCTACCGCAACTACGCCGCGGCTCAGTAG
- a CDS encoding porin family protein, with amino-acid sequence MKNIAILALSILSISVARAQGSEDFRLGAKIGATYSSISGDNVSQITGPNFSSDLGDYKLGYNAGITANVPISSDGFFSLQPELLYNRKGYEIKSKQTSNLPSGVSSFEFEQQRVLHYLDVPILARINAGGLFFELGPQVSYLFGSKNKQQTTTKYSNGTKDKVEDNGSFQDYTGIARGDKDKSDLAQFDISGVAGIGFMTEGGLSLDLRYARGFNSLIDTKNVPNSQEPKAFNNVFTLQLGYLLPFGQ; translated from the coding sequence ATGAAAAATATTGCAATACTAGCCCTGTCTATTTTGAGTATCTCGGTGGCCCGGGCTCAAGGGTCGGAAGATTTCCGCCTGGGAGCAAAAATCGGCGCCACGTACTCCAGCATTTCCGGCGACAACGTTTCGCAAATTACCGGGCCCAACTTCAGCAGCGACCTCGGCGACTACAAGTTGGGCTATAATGCAGGTATCACCGCGAATGTACCCATTAGCAGCGACGGGTTTTTCTCCCTGCAGCCCGAGCTGCTCTACAACCGCAAAGGCTACGAAATCAAGTCGAAGCAGACCAGCAACCTGCCCAGCGGGGTTTCGTCGTTCGAGTTTGAGCAGCAGCGCGTGCTGCACTACCTGGACGTGCCCATTCTGGCGCGCATCAACGCGGGCGGCCTGTTTTTTGAGCTGGGACCGCAGGTGAGCTACTTGTTTGGGTCTAAAAACAAGCAGCAGACCACCACCAAATACTCCAATGGCACTAAAGACAAGGTGGAGGACAACGGCAGCTTTCAGGACTACACTGGCATCGCCCGGGGCGATAAAGACAAGTCGGACTTGGCTCAATTTGACATTTCGGGCGTGGCCGGCATCGGCTTTATGACCGAGGGCGGGCTGAGCCTGGACCTGCGCTATGCCCGCGGCTTCAACTCCTTGATTGATACCAAGAACGTGCCCAACAGCCAGGAGCCCAAGGCTTTCAACAACGTCTTCACGCTCCAGTTGGGCTACCTGCTGCCGTTTGGCCAATAG
- a CDS encoding acyloxyacyl hydrolase, whose protein sequence is MALAARPVAAQVDTAAAAVSAPVVAPRAPLVVGAYAQGSIILAHTYAIRHLVASHPTGFELNFQRQTTGSAPWHGWYKYPKVGVALTYYDFHNPVLGYVWSASPYISKSFSRGPKHDFSFRLGAGLAYLSNPYNQDTNHKNTIASSALNATLQFRFEYDYALTPHLGLLAGVGLNHYSNGATTKPNFGVNLPSVVLGLNYHEQRHAPQTNAHAPAPAELCHNFFNFSTSLGFKQRTEGDRHKYLVNSVTAAVGRRVNRKSNLLAGVEGFYDRSLQAQLEDTTRAGLTQPDVKKVGAFVGHELLFGRLAFVSHLGFYVYAPYKSSTAYYERLGLKYHFTNLLFGAIDLKIHRGAADVIEFKVGARL, encoded by the coding sequence ATGGCGCTGGCCGCCCGCCCCGTGGCCGCGCAGGTTGACACGGCCGCAGCCGCGGTTTCGGCGCCAGTAGTTGCGCCCCGGGCGCCGCTGGTGGTAGGAGCCTATGCCCAGGGCAGCATCATTCTGGCGCATACCTACGCCATCCGGCACCTGGTCGCCTCCCACCCCACGGGGTTTGAGCTCAACTTCCAGCGCCAGACCACCGGGAGCGCGCCTTGGCACGGCTGGTACAAGTACCCGAAAGTGGGCGTGGCCCTCACGTACTACGATTTTCACAACCCCGTGCTCGGCTACGTCTGGTCGGCCAGCCCCTACATCAGCAAGTCGTTTTCGCGGGGTCCCAAGCACGATTTCAGCTTCCGCCTCGGCGCCGGCCTGGCCTACCTCTCCAACCCCTACAACCAGGACACCAACCACAAAAACACCATCGCCAGCTCGGCGCTGAACGCTACCCTGCAGTTTCGGTTTGAGTACGACTACGCCCTCACGCCGCACCTGGGCCTGCTAGCCGGCGTGGGGCTAAACCACTACTCCAACGGCGCCACCACCAAGCCCAATTTTGGCGTGAACCTGCCCTCCGTAGTGCTGGGGCTTAACTACCACGAGCAGCGCCACGCCCCTCAAACCAACGCCCACGCGCCCGCGCCGGCCGAGCTGTGCCACAACTTCTTCAACTTCAGCACCAGCCTGGGCTTCAAGCAGCGCACCGAGGGCGACCGCCACAAGTACCTCGTGAACTCGGTGACGGCCGCCGTGGGGCGGCGCGTAAACCGCAAATCCAATCTGCTGGCCGGCGTGGAAGGCTTCTATGACCGCAGCCTGCAAGCCCAGCTGGAAGACACCACCCGCGCAGGCCTCACGCAGCCCGATGTGAAAAAAGTGGGCGCCTTTGTGGGCCACGAGCTGCTGTTTGGCCGGCTGGCGTTTGTGTCGCACTTGGGCTTTTATGTGTACGCGCCCTACAAGTCGAGCACGGCCTACTACGAGCGTCTGGGCCTGAAGTACCATTTCACCAACCTGCTCTTTGGCGCCATCGATTTGAAGATTCACCGCGGCGCGGCCGATGTGATTGAGTTCAAGGTAGGAGCCCGACTCTAG
- the plsY gene encoding glycerol-3-phosphate 1-O-acyltransferase PlsY, which produces MNYLYIFLALLAAYLLGSIPTALWVGRRFFGLADIREHGSGNAGATNTFRVLGPKAGSVVLLIDAMKGFVAAYFLPAWLVAQGAIQPEHELYFKLACGVLAIVGHIYPVFAQFRGGKGVATVLGMMLGVAPATVGVCMLVFIVMLLLFRYVSLASMTAGVTFALLQLLPQFRPAQPFMVWVGFLLAVLLIYTHRANIGRLRSGTESRVPLFGRK; this is translated from the coding sequence ATGAATTACCTCTACATTTTCCTCGCGCTTCTGGCCGCCTACCTCCTCGGTTCTATCCCAACCGCCCTGTGGGTGGGCCGCCGCTTCTTTGGGCTAGCCGACATCCGCGAGCACGGCTCTGGCAACGCCGGCGCTACCAATACCTTCCGCGTACTGGGCCCCAAGGCCGGCTCGGTGGTCCTGCTCATCGATGCGATGAAAGGCTTTGTGGCCGCCTACTTTTTGCCGGCGTGGCTGGTAGCCCAGGGTGCTATTCAGCCCGAGCACGAACTGTACTTTAAGCTGGCCTGCGGTGTGCTCGCCATTGTGGGGCACATCTACCCGGTCTTTGCGCAGTTCCGGGGCGGCAAGGGCGTGGCCACGGTGCTGGGCATGATGCTGGGCGTGGCCCCGGCCACGGTGGGCGTGTGCATGTTGGTGTTTATCGTGATGTTGCTCCTTTTCCGCTATGTGTCTTTGGCCAGCATGACGGCGGGCGTGACCTTCGCGCTGCTGCAGCTGCTGCCGCAGTTCCGGCCAGCCCAACCGTTTATGGTGTGGGTGGGCTTCTTGCTGGCCGTGCTGCTTATTTACACGCACCGGGCCAATATCGGCCGCTTGCGGAGCGGGACGGAAAGCCGCGTGCCACTGTTTGGGCGGAAGTAG
- a CDS encoding Gfo/Idh/MocA family oxidoreductase, with the protein MTTAPIRTALLAYGMSGKLFQAPFLAAHPGFDLLAVAERTEKRMYLDYPSIRSYPSVADVLADPTIELVVVNTPSNTHFELAQQALRAGKHVLLEKPVATSVAQLQALVALAREMGCHLLAYQNRRWDSDFGAVRRVVESGQLGQLIEVHFRFDRYKPTLHTKKFKEEPLPGSGLLYDLGPHLIDQAISLFGQPLGRHKTVGRYRAGSRVDDFFTLHLRFPHNLNVWLTSGLLIADPGPAYILHGTLGSYQKGRTDPQEAQLLQGTSPLAPDYGHEKPGQEGRLTLAAPDGSLTTTPDPASPGDYMHLFEAVFQTIRHGAPYPIREEQLLWQNELLESAPDFGPEA; encoded by the coding sequence ATGACCACTGCACCCATTCGCACCGCCCTGCTGGCCTACGGCATGTCGGGCAAGCTTTTTCAAGCCCCGTTTCTGGCCGCCCACCCCGGGTTTGACTTGCTGGCCGTGGCCGAGCGCACCGAAAAGCGCATGTACCTCGATTACCCCAGCATCCGTAGCTACCCGAGCGTGGCCGACGTGCTGGCCGACCCTACTATTGAGCTGGTGGTGGTGAACACGCCCAGCAACACCCACTTCGAGCTGGCCCAGCAAGCCCTGCGCGCCGGCAAGCACGTGCTACTGGAAAAGCCCGTGGCCACTTCCGTGGCGCAGCTGCAGGCGCTGGTGGCGCTGGCTCGGGAAATGGGCTGCCACCTCCTAGCTTACCAAAACCGCCGCTGGGACAGCGACTTTGGTGCCGTGCGCCGCGTGGTCGAAAGTGGGCAGTTGGGCCAGCTCATCGAAGTGCACTTTCGCTTCGACCGCTACAAGCCGACCCTGCACACCAAGAAATTCAAGGAAGAGCCCCTGCCCGGCAGCGGCCTGCTCTACGACCTGGGCCCGCACCTCATCGACCAGGCCATCAGCTTGTTTGGGCAGCCGCTCGGCCGCCACAAGACGGTGGGCCGGTACCGGGCCGGCAGCCGCGTCGATGACTTTTTTACGCTACACCTGCGCTTCCCGCACAACCTGAACGTGTGGCTGACCTCCGGCCTGCTCATCGCCGACCCCGGCCCCGCCTACATCCTGCACGGCACCCTGGGCAGCTACCAAAAAGGCCGCACCGACCCGCAGGAAGCCCAACTGCTCCAAGGCACTTCGCCGCTGGCACCCGACTATGGCCACGAAAAGCCCGGCCAGGAAGGCCGCCTCACCCTCGCCGCCCCCGACGGGAGCCTCACTACCACCCCGGACCCCGCCTCCCCCGGCGACTACATGCACCTGTTTGAAGCCGTATTCCAGACCATTCGCCACGGCGCCCCCTACCCCATCCGCGAAGAACAGCTGCTCTGGCAAAACGAGCTATTGGAAAGCGCCCCGGATTTTGGGCCTGAAGCCTAG
- a CDS encoding outer membrane beta-barrel protein: protein MKKIITTLALLACAAGAAQAQSNSIGITAGYGRTSLTGKNSNYNAKTHSAYQAGLMADVYVGEVVSFHPELLYTLQYYDATEGSSSSLAALSRDVSYINVPLLARYHADGLFFEAGPEVNFALAAKNEAGNDVKSDVSPVALDYVVGLGYQLSSGPSIGIRYDGGFTNTYKDTAANGLGNGKLKNSTFWLNLGYSFGGTGR from the coding sequence ATGAAAAAAATCATCACGACCCTCGCCTTGCTGGCTTGCGCGGCCGGCGCAGCCCAGGCCCAATCCAACTCCATCGGCATTACGGCGGGCTACGGCCGCACCAGCCTCACGGGCAAAAACAGCAACTACAACGCGAAGACGCACTCGGCGTACCAGGCGGGCCTCATGGCCGATGTGTATGTGGGCGAGGTGGTGTCGTTTCACCCCGAGCTGCTGTACACGCTGCAGTACTACGATGCCACCGAAGGCTCCAGCTCGTCGCTCGCCGCACTGAGCCGCGACGTTTCCTACATCAACGTGCCGCTGCTGGCGCGCTACCACGCCGATGGCTTGTTCTTTGAAGCCGGCCCCGAAGTCAACTTCGCGCTGGCCGCCAAAAACGAGGCCGGCAACGACGTGAAAAGCGACGTGAGCCCCGTGGCGCTCGACTACGTGGTCGGCCTGGGCTACCAGCTCAGCAGCGGCCCGTCGATTGGCATCCGCTACGATGGCGGCTTCACCAACACCTACAAGGACACCGCGGCTAACGGCCTGGGCAATGGCAAGCTGAAAAACAGCACTTTCTGGCTCAACCTCGGGTATTCGTTCGGCGGCACCGGCCGCTAA
- a CDS encoding outer membrane beta-barrel protein: protein MRNFYLPLSLLLSFAGMAHAQSSQVGLKLGGSLAQYRGNDAFVGNCNLGGYCGGGVLQLPPGSVFSVQLELLYSQKGARGQTFALPNYMSVSGAQRLAYLELPVLAKLRSIMGFFVETGPTFAC from the coding sequence ATGAGAAACTTCTACCTTCCACTTTCGCTGTTGCTGAGCTTCGCGGGCATGGCACATGCCCAATCTTCACAAGTCGGCCTCAAGCTGGGCGGCAGTTTGGCCCAGTACCGGGGCAATGACGCATTCGTGGGCAACTGCAATCTGGGAGGCTATTGCGGCGGCGGCGTGCTGCAATTGCCCCCGGGGTCGGTTTTTTCGGTACAGTTGGAGCTGCTGTATTCGCAAAAAGGCGCCCGCGGCCAAACCTTCGCGCTGCCGAATTACATGAGCGTGTCGGGCGCCCAACGCCTGGCTTACCTGGAATTACCGGTATTGGCCAAACTACGCAGCATCATGGGCTTTTTCGTAGAAACAGGGCCTACTTTTGCCTGCTGA
- a CDS encoding YifB family Mg chelatase-like AAA ATPase, giving the protein MLTKTFGSAVQGVNAYTIIIEVVVSAGTGFNVVGLPDNAIKESQQRIEAALKFRGYRMPRTKVVVNMAPADIRKEGAAYDLPIALGILHASQQLNSERLSEYIIMGEMSLDGELRPIKGVLPIAIQARKEGFKGIILPKENAEEAAIVNNLDVIAVGSMQDAIDFFEGRLDITPTTIDTRDLFQHSVNKYSADFADVQGQENIKRALEIAAAGGHNVIMIGPPGAGKTMLAKRLPSILPPLSMQEALETTKIHSVAGKLAGGGLLSTRPFRAPHHTISDVALVGGGSNPQPGEISLSHNGVLFLDELPEFKRTVLEVMRQPLEERRVTISRAKVSIEFPANFMLIASMNPCPCGYYNHPEKECVCGPGVVQKYLNKVSGPLLDRIDLHVEVTPVTFDQMTATRKAETSADIQPRVDKARQVQETRFKDYADIHSNAMMPPQMVKDVCQISEAGRMLLKTAMERLGLSARAYDRILKVARTIADLAGTEEIQIQHLAEAIQYRSLDREGWAG; this is encoded by the coding sequence ATGCTCACTAAAACCTTCGGCTCGGCCGTGCAGGGCGTCAATGCCTACACCATTATCATTGAAGTGGTGGTTTCGGCCGGAACGGGGTTCAACGTGGTGGGCCTGCCGGACAACGCCATCAAGGAAAGCCAGCAGCGCATTGAGGCGGCCTTGAAATTCCGGGGCTACCGTATGCCACGTACCAAGGTGGTGGTGAACATGGCCCCGGCCGACATCCGCAAGGAAGGCGCGGCGTACGATTTGCCCATTGCCCTGGGCATTCTGCACGCATCGCAACAGCTCAATTCGGAGCGACTGAGCGAGTACATCATCATGGGCGAAATGTCGCTTGATGGGGAGCTGCGCCCGATAAAGGGCGTGCTGCCCATCGCCATTCAGGCCCGCAAAGAAGGCTTTAAGGGCATCATCCTGCCCAAGGAGAATGCCGAGGAAGCGGCCATCGTCAACAACCTGGACGTGATAGCCGTTGGGAGCATGCAGGATGCCATCGACTTTTTTGAAGGGCGGCTGGACATCACGCCCACCACGATTGATACTCGTGACTTATTCCAGCATTCGGTCAACAAATACTCCGCTGACTTTGCCGATGTGCAGGGCCAGGAAAACATCAAGCGGGCGCTGGAAATAGCCGCGGCCGGCGGCCACAACGTGATTATGATCGGGCCACCCGGCGCGGGCAAGACCATGCTGGCCAAGCGCCTGCCCAGCATCCTGCCGCCGCTGAGCATGCAGGAGGCCCTGGAAACCACCAAGATTCACTCCGTAGCAGGCAAGCTGGCCGGGGGCGGGCTGCTGAGCACGCGGCCCTTCCGGGCGCCGCACCACACCATTTCGGACGTGGCGCTGGTGGGCGGCGGCAGCAACCCGCAGCCGGGCGAAATCTCACTCTCGCACAACGGCGTGCTGTTTCTGGACGAGCTGCCGGAATTCAAGCGCACGGTGCTCGAGGTGATGCGCCAGCCACTGGAAGAGCGCCGCGTCACGATTTCGCGGGCCAAAGTCAGCATCGAATTTCCGGCCAACTTCATGCTCATTGCCAGCATGAATCCCTGTCCGTGCGGGTATTACAACCATCCGGAGAAAGAGTGCGTGTGCGGCCCCGGCGTGGTGCAGAAGTACCTGAACAAGGTATCGGGCCCGCTGCTCGACCGCATCGACCTACACGTGGAAGTGACGCCCGTGACCTTTGACCAGATGACGGCGACGCGCAAGGCCGAAACCAGCGCCGACATCCAGCCCCGGGTAGACAAGGCCCGCCAGGTGCAGGAAACGCGTTTTAAGGACTACGCCGACATCCACTCCAACGCCATGATGCCGCCGCAGATGGTGAAGGACGTGTGCCAAATCAGCGAAGCGGGACGCATGCTGCTGAAAACGGCCATGGAGCGCCTCGGCCTCTCGGCCCGCGCCTACGACCGTATTTTGAAAGTAGCCCGCACCATTGCCGACCTGGCCGGCACCGAAGAAATCCAGATTCAGCACCTGGCCGAAGCCATTCAATACCGCAGCCTCGACCGCGAGGGCTGGGCCGGCTAA
- the lpcA gene encoding D-sedoheptulose 7-phosphate isomerase, whose amino-acid sequence MTDLIQAELAEARDVLDRFLTNPANLARIAEAAELMAHSLRNGGKILTCGNGGSLCDAQHFAEELSGRYRQDRRALAAIALTEASHMTCVANDYGFEFVFSRFVQALGRPGDVLLAISTSGNSPNVLRAAEAAKEAGMLVVSLTGKDGGQLAGISDVEIRAPHAGYADRIQEIHIKAIHILIMLIEKLTL is encoded by the coding sequence CTGACCGACCTTATCCAAGCCGAACTGGCCGAAGCGCGCGACGTGCTCGACCGTTTCCTCACTAACCCAGCCAACCTGGCCCGCATTGCCGAAGCGGCCGAGCTCATGGCCCACAGCCTGCGCAACGGCGGCAAAATCCTGACCTGCGGCAACGGCGGCAGCCTCTGCGATGCCCAGCACTTTGCCGAAGAGCTCAGCGGCCGCTACCGCCAAGACCGCCGCGCCCTGGCCGCCATTGCCCTCACCGAGGCCTCGCACATGACCTGCGTAGCCAATGACTACGGGTTCGAATTCGTCTTCAGCCGCTTTGTGCAGGCGCTGGGCCGGCCCGGCGATGTGCTGCTGGCCATCAGCACCAGCGGCAATTCGCCCAACGTGCTGCGCGCCGCCGAAGCGGCCAAAGAAGCCGGCATGCTGGTCGTGTCGCTTACCGGCAAAGACGGCGGCCAGCTGGCCGGCATCAGCGACGTGGAAATCCGGGCGCCGCACGCGGGCTATGCCGATAGGATTCAGGAAATCCACATCAAGGCCATTCACATCCTGATTATGCTGATTGAAAAGCTGACGCTGTAG